In the Fusobacterium varium genome, GCATTTAGAGGTTATGGAGCTACTCAAGGTACATTTGCAGTTGAATCAGCAGTAAATGAACTTGCTCATAAATTAGGGCTAGATCCTACAGAGGTAAGAATGAAAAACTTAGTTGATCAATCTGAAACTGTAAGTGGAGATATAAAAAAATGTATCGAGATAGGAAAAGAGGCATTTGATTGGAAAAATAGATGTGTAAAGGATATGGGAAATGGTAAGGTAAGAGCTAGTGGAATGGCTGTTACAATGCAAGGTTCTGGTATTCAAGGGGTAGATACAGCTTCTGCAACTTTAAAACTTCACGATAGTGGAGATTACACTCTATATATTGGAGTTACAGATATGGGACAAGGTTGTGATACTGTAACTGCTCAAATGGCAGCTGAAATATTAGAAGTTCCTATGGAAAAAATAATAGTAAATAGTGCTGATACTGATGTATCTCCTTATGATCCAGGAGCATATGCTTCAAGTGGAACTTATGTAACAGGAAATGCAGTTATATTAGCAGCTAAAAAGATGAGAGAAGAAGTAATGAAAATGGCATCTTTCCTAATGAAAACTCCTATAGAAGAACTTGAGTATATGGGAGAGTATGTACAAGATAAAAATGGAAATCAACTTTCACTTAAAGAGATTGGAGTTAGATCTGTATCATTTGAGGGAATGAATCAACTTACAACTACTGCAACTTGGGGAGGAAAAACTTCACCACCACCATTTATAGCAAGCTTTGCTGAAGTAGAAGTTGATACATTAACTGGGGAAACTAAAGTAATAGACTTCCTATCTGTTGTAGATTGTGGACTACCTATCAACCCTGCTCTTGCTCAAGTACAAGTTGAGGGAGGAATTGCTCAAGGTATAGGGCTTGCTCTTTATGAAGATATTCAATTTGATGAGAGAGGAAAGATGAAACATGATACTTTAATGCAATATAAGATACCTTCAAGAAAGGATTTAGGAAACAATATTAAAGTTATGTTTAGTTATTCAGATGAGCCTACAGGACCTTTCGGAGCTAAATCAATAGGTGAGGTTGTAATTAACACTGCTTCTCCAGCTATAGCAGATGCAATTTATAATGCTACAAATAGAAGATTAAGATCACTGCCTATGACAAGTGAGAAAATTTTCTGGGCTATTAACTCAAAAAATAATTAAAAAATATATATGATATATATGCAGAGGTTTTGCTTCTGCATATATTTTTAAACAAATTAAAAAAAATCTATTTTTTCTATAAAAAATGTGATATGATGTAACTTATTATACTAGAATTTATATTTGTTGGAGGCAACTATATTATGAAATTATTAAAAGAATATATACAAAAAAATGGAAAGGCTATAGGAACAGGAATTTTAAAAGTAGATAGCTTTTTAAATCATCAAATAGATCCTAATCTTATGATGGCTATGGGAGAAGAATTTAAAAGAAGATTTGAAAAAGATGGAGTAAATAAGATTCTTACTATAGAAGCTTCAGGAATTGCTATTGGACTTGCTGCTGCTTATGCTTTTAATGTACCTCTTGTTTTTGCTAAGAAAAAAGTTCCATCTACAATGGGAGATTTCTATACTGCAAATGTTTTCTCATTTACTAAAAATAAAGATTACACTATCTGTGTTTCAAAAGAGTTTTTACACTCAGA is a window encoding:
- a CDS encoding molybdopterin-dependent oxidoreductase, translating into MKIVNKSTKKIDSIGIITGRPLYTDDLVINNNSLIVKLLRSPHAYARIADIDTSIAKKVPGVEAIFTYHDVPNTMFTLAGQSYPEPSPYDRKILDEYVRYVGDPVAIIAAIDEKTAEKAMKLIKVKYEVLDAVIDYEKALDSDILVHREAAHTNFPIGYDNKRNLASSYLETKGDVEKGFAESDVIIEETYYTQPQIHAMMETYRTACYLDAHGRLNVISSTQIPFHVRRHLARALEMPSSRIRVMKPKLGGGFGGKQTSVCEIYPAFVTMKTGKPSKIVYTRKETQACSNTRHAMRLKVKIGSDREGNIKAIDINVLSNTGAYGEHAPTVTALVVYKTFPLYAKVPMRCKADIVYSNTTVGGAFRGYGATQGTFAVESAVNELAHKLGLDPTEVRMKNLVDQSETVSGDIKKCIEIGKEAFDWKNRCVKDMGNGKVRASGMAVTMQGSGIQGVDTASATLKLHDSGDYTLYIGVTDMGQGCDTVTAQMAAEILEVPMEKIIVNSADTDVSPYDPGAYASSGTYVTGNAVILAAKKMREEVMKMASFLMKTPIEELEYMGEYVQDKNGNQLSLKEIGVRSVSFEGMNQLTTTATWGGKTSPPPFIASFAEVEVDTLTGETKVIDFLSVVDCGLPINPALAQVQVEGGIAQGIGLALYEDIQFDERGKMKHDTLMQYKIPSRKDLGNNIKVMFSYSDEPTGPFGAKSIGEVVINTASPAIADAIYNATNRRLRSLPMTSEKIFWAINSKNN
- a CDS encoding xanthine phosphoribosyltransferase, which produces MKLLKEYIQKNGKAIGTGILKVDSFLNHQIDPNLMMAMGEEFKRRFEKDGVNKILTIEASGIAIGLAAAYAFNVPLVFAKKKVPSTMGDFYTANVFSFTKNKDYTICVSKEFLHSDDRILIIDDFLAMGNAILGLKSLVEQAGAKVVGAGIAVEKGFQKGGDLLRENGLKVESLAIIDSLQDGVVKFK